The Pelmatolapia mariae isolate MD_Pm_ZW linkage group LG10_11, Pm_UMD_F_2, whole genome shotgun sequence genome includes a region encoding these proteins:
- the LOC134636658 gene encoding enhancer of mRNA-decapping protein 3-like: MLQLVVSRALKTQAYRHDENILEGKPVTYRQITVPQHGGKEYCTDTGLVVPTVPYELHKQLLAAAERWGLSLERRLEAVGVCSSQMALTLLGGPNRLTPKNVHQRPTVVLLCGPHVQGAQGISCGRHLANHEVEVILFLPNFVKMQESVTSEVNLFSKTSGKQVSSVKDLPMSPVDLVINCLDCHENPLLKEQSWYQSVADWANKNRAPVLSIDPPVSGQPQSVDAKWTLSLGLPLPLADKDSRVYLCDIGLPKMVYQEVGINYHSPFGCKFVIPLHSI, encoded by the coding sequence ATGCTACAGCTGGTTGTTAGCAGAGCGTTGAAGACCCAGGCCTATCGCCATGATGAGAATATTCTGGAGGGGAAACCGGTCACATACAGACAGATAACTGTGCCCCAGCATGGGGGCAAGGAATACTGTACGGACACAGGTCTGGTGGTTCCCACCGTGCCCTATGAGCTTCATAAACAACTTCTAGCAGCTGCAGAGCGCTGGGGTCTTTCTCTTGAGCGCAGGCTAGAAGCAGTCGGTGTTTGTTCCAGTCAGATGGCTCTCACATTGCTAGGTGGACCGAACAGGCTCACACCAAAAAATGTCCACCAGAGACCCACCGTGGTCCTTCTGTGTGGTCCCCATGTTCAGGGAGCCCAAGGCATCAGTTGTGGTAGGCACTTAGCCAACCATGAAGTGGAGGTGATCTTGTTCCTGCCTAATTTTGTCAAGATGCAAGAGTCGGTAACCAGTGAGGTCAACCTCTTCAGCAAGACAAGCGGCAAGCAGGTCTCCAGCGTCAAAGACTTGCCCATGAGCCCAGTCGATCTTGTCATCAACTGCTTGGACTGCCATGAGAATCCACTGCTGAAAGAGCAGTCCTGGTACCAATCTGTTGCTGACTGGGCCAACAAGAACCGTGCTCCAGTCCTAAGTATTGATCCCCCAGTCAGTGGGCAGCCTCAGAGTGTGGACGCAAAGTGGACCCTCTCTTTAGGACTTCCACTGCCTTTAGCAGACAAAGACAGCAGAGTCTACCTCTGTGATATTGGCCTCCCTAAGATGGTTTACCAAGAAGTTGGAATCAACTACCACTCACCTTTTGGATGCAAATTTGTCATCCCTCTGCACTCAATATAA
- the dctn3 gene encoding dynactin subunit 3, producing the protein MDKTTEMDNLEMRLRALESRIYGERKNKSGKPVKCAESLARIQAGLTNTANKRERVKILHKKIEDLLKYLDPEFTDHITVPDAMKLEFILAEEDFLLSQAALLEQVSNLQPLLDSTYIRDVPEHATKLQRLSQIHIKEQDQSEVQSQEVKKLFEEYNKMMFLLSKQFTQWDETLRKMEEAKGIRPVE; encoded by the exons ATGGATAAAACAACTGAGATGGATAACCTGGAAATGCGTCTCCGGGCGCTAGAGAGTCGTATATATGGCGAGAGAAAAAACAAGAGTGGAAAACCTGTAAAG TGTGCAGAGTCATTGGCCAGGATTCAGGCCGGTCTGACCAACACGGCCAATAAGAGAGAACGAGTAAAGATTCTGCACAAGAAGA TTGAGGACCTCTTAAAGTACTTGGACCCTGAGTTCACAGACCACATCACTGTGCCTGATGCCATGAAGCTGGAGTTCATCCTTGCTG AGGAGGACTTCTTGCTTTCGCAGGCTGCTTTACTGGAACAGGTCAGCAACCTGCAGCCACTGCTGGACAGCACCTACATCAGAG ATGTACCAGAACATGCCACCAAGCTGCAGCGCTTGTCACAGATTCACATCAAAGAGCAG GACCAAAGTGAGGTTCAGTCACAGGAAGTTAAGAAGCTTTTTGAAGAATACAACAAAATG ATGTTCCTGTTGTCCAAGCAGTTCACCCAGTGGGATGAGACCCTGAGAAAGATGGAAGAGGCCAAAGGAATCCGACCTGTGGAATAG